The Vibrio rhizosphaerae genome includes a region encoding these proteins:
- the gloA2 gene encoding SMU1112c/YaeR family gloxylase I-like metalloprotein, whose product MNLERIHHVAIICSDYQRSKAFYTEILGLKILAENYRENRNSYKLDLALPNGEQLELFSFPSPPPRVSHPEAQGLRHLAFAVSSIESTVSELHLHGIDVEPIRIDEFTGKKFTFFQDPDGLPLELCEE is encoded by the coding sequence ATGAACCTGGAACGAATCCACCATGTCGCTATCATTTGTTCTGATTATCAAAGGTCTAAAGCATTCTACACGGAAATCTTAGGTCTCAAGATTCTGGCGGAAAATTATCGAGAAAACCGGAACTCATATAAGTTAGACTTAGCATTGCCCAATGGTGAGCAACTAGAGTTATTCTCTTTTCCGTCGCCACCACCAAGAGTGAGTCATCCTGAAGCACAAGGTCTTAGACATTTGGCTTTTGCTGTCAGCTCTATTGAATCCACCGTAAGCGAGCTACATTTACATGGGATCGATGTTGAGCCTATTCGTATTGACGAATTTACAGGTAAAAAATTTACGTTTTTCCAAGACCCTGATGGCTTACCGCTCGAGTTGTGTGAAGAATAA